A single region of the Enterococcus mundtii genome encodes:
- the fabF gene encoding beta-ketoacyl-ACP synthase II, with protein MNRVVITGYGVTSPIGNDADSFLASLKAGTNGIAPITKFDATDTGITLAGEVKDFPFDKYFVKKDSKRMDMFSIYGIYAAMEALTMSGIEKETINQDRFGVIVGSGIGGLPTIESQVIRMHDKGANRVSPMFVPMSIANMAAGNIALRVGAKGICTSIVTACASGTNAIGEAFRNIKHGYSDIILAGGTEATICEMGIAGFAALTALSTSTDPERGSMPFDEDRNGFVMGEGAGVLVLESLEHAQARGAKIYGEVVGYGSNCDAYHMTAPTPDGSGASKAMKLAMEEAGIDAKEVGYINAHGTSTPANDQAEAKAIQIALGDSFKETYVSSTKSMTGHLLGAAGGIEALATLMALEHQFIPPNINVEKQDPEIDLNVVINESKPAELSYAMSNSLGFGGHNAVLCMKRWEE; from the coding sequence ATGAATCGAGTAGTAATTACAGGTTATGGAGTCACTTCACCGATCGGTAATGATGCAGATAGTTTTTTAGCTAGTTTAAAAGCTGGGACGAATGGCATTGCACCGATCACAAAATTTGATGCAACAGATACAGGAATCACTTTAGCAGGTGAAGTAAAAGACTTTCCTTTTGATAAATACTTTGTAAAAAAAGATAGCAAACGCATGGATATGTTTTCGATCTATGGCATTTATGCTGCGATGGAAGCATTGACGATGAGTGGGATCGAAAAAGAAACGATCAACCAAGATCGTTTTGGTGTTATCGTTGGCTCTGGGATTGGTGGTTTACCAACAATCGAAAGCCAAGTCATCCGCATGCACGACAAAGGGGCCAATCGCGTATCACCTATGTTTGTTCCAATGTCGATCGCCAATATGGCAGCTGGTAATATTGCGTTGCGTGTAGGGGCGAAAGGAATTTGTACGTCGATCGTGACCGCTTGTGCCAGTGGAACGAATGCGATTGGTGAAGCATTCCGCAACATCAAACATGGTTATTCCGATATCATCCTTGCAGGTGGAACAGAAGCAACAATCTGTGAAATGGGGATCGCCGGATTTGCGGCATTGACTGCTTTGTCAACATCGACAGATCCTGAACGTGGTTCGATGCCATTTGATGAAGACCGTAATGGTTTTGTCATGGGTGAAGGGGCAGGAGTATTAGTCCTTGAATCACTGGAGCATGCACAAGCTCGTGGCGCAAAAATTTATGGTGAAGTCGTGGGTTACGGCTCAAATTGTGATGCTTACCATATGACAGCTCCAACACCAGATGGTTCTGGTGCGTCAAAAGCAATGAAATTGGCGATGGAAGAAGCCGGGATCGATGCAAAAGAAGTGGGCTATATCAACGCACACGGAACAAGTACACCTGCAAATGATCAAGCAGAAGCTAAAGCGATCCAAATCGCATTAGGAGACTCTTTCAAAGAAACCTATGTCAGCAGTACGAAATCAATGACTGGTCACTTATTAGGTGCTGCAGGTGGGATTGAGGCACTTGCCACTTTGATGGCGTTAGAGCATCAGTTTATTCCACCAAACATCAATGTTGAAAAACAAGATCCTGAAATCGATCTGAACGTTGTGATCAACGAAAGTAAACCAGCTGAACTGTCTTATGCCATGAGTAATTCATTAGGATTTGGTGGACATAATGCTGTACTATGTATGAAACGCTGGGAGGAATAA
- the accB gene encoding acetyl-CoA carboxylase biotin carboxyl carrier protein has product MKIHEIKELVSQFDQSTLTEFDLKDGQFELYMNKNEMSRGMGQTVPTTSASEPQPQQVVPALPKEESHSVQPEAVAPTIDGTEVKSPIVGIVYLQPSPDKPAFKKVGDKVAKGEVICIIEAMKLMNEVTSDVDGEIVAILIDNEEVVEYGQPLFIIQPN; this is encoded by the coding sequence TTGAAGATCCATGAAATCAAAGAATTAGTCAGTCAATTTGATCAGTCAACTTTAACAGAATTTGACTTGAAAGACGGACAATTTGAATTATATATGAATAAAAATGAAATGAGTCGGGGAATGGGGCAAACAGTACCAACAACGAGTGCTTCTGAACCACAACCTCAACAAGTTGTACCGGCTTTACCAAAAGAAGAAAGCCATTCTGTTCAACCAGAAGCAGTTGCGCCGACAATTGATGGGACTGAAGTGAAATCACCAATCGTTGGAATCGTCTATCTACAACCATCTCCTGACAAACCAGCATTCAAAAAAGTAGGAGATAAAGTCGCTAAGGGTGAAGTGATCTGTATCATTGAAGCAATGAAATTGATGAACGAAGTAACTAGTGATGTCGATGGTGAGATCGTTGCGATCTTGATCGACAATGAAGAAGTCGTAGAATACGGACAACCACTCTTTATCATCCAACCAAATTAA
- the fabZ gene encoding 3-hydroxyacyl-ACP dehydratase FabZ: MNIQEIKEIIPHRYPLLLIDRVEEIVEGERIVAKKNVTINEPFFQGHFPEEPVMPGVLIVEAMAQAGAVALLSLEQFKGKTAYFGGLDKAKFRKKVTPGDTLILEVEITKIKSSAGIGKGIAKVDGKKVAEAELTFMIG; encoded by the coding sequence ATGAATATACAAGAAATCAAAGAAATCATCCCTCATCGCTATCCGCTGTTGCTGATTGATCGAGTGGAAGAAATTGTCGAAGGCGAACGGATCGTTGCTAAAAAAAATGTGACGATCAATGAACCTTTTTTCCAAGGACATTTTCCAGAAGAACCTGTGATGCCGGGGGTATTGATCGTAGAAGCGATGGCCCAAGCAGGAGCAGTAGCTCTATTATCATTGGAACAGTTCAAAGGAAAAACTGCTTACTTTGGCGGATTAGATAAAGCGAAGTTTCGTAAAAAAGTGACTCCTGGAGATACGTTGATATTAGAAGTGGAAATCACTAAAATCAAGTCTTCTGCAGGAATAGGCAAAGGAATTGCAAAAGTGGACGGCAAAAAAGTTGCTGAAGCTGAATTAACCTTTATGATTGGATAG
- a CDS encoding acetyl-CoA carboxylase biotin carboxylase subunit: protein MFSKVLIANRGEIAVRIIRACRELGIQTVAVYSEADAEALHTQLADEAVCIGPARATDSYLNVQAVLSAAIVTKAEAIHPGFGFLSENSRFASMCEECNIVFIGPKSKTIDDMGNKINARQLMQQADVPVIPGSDGVLSTVEEALEVAEKIGYPVMLKAAAGGGGKGIRKVLSKEELPQHFSSAQQEAAAAFGNDDMYLEKIIYPARHIEVQILGDQFGHVLHLGERDCSLQRNNQKVLEESPSVVISEEKRNHLGAAAVRAAKAVNYENAGTIEFLMDESGDCYFMEMNTRIQVEHPVTEMVTNIDLVKKQIEVAAGRPLEIQQEDIIFQGHAIECRINAENPAFHFAPSPGKIKNLLLPAGGMGLRVDSSVYSGYTIPPYYDSMIAKVIVHGDTRFDALMKMQRALSEIVTDGVITNAEFQMDLISHPAVIAADYSTAFLQEEFLPNWIPETEIGDE from the coding sequence ATGTTTTCAAAAGTCTTGATAGCAAATCGCGGCGAAATAGCCGTACGGATCATTCGTGCCTGCCGTGAGCTTGGAATCCAAACCGTTGCGGTCTATTCTGAAGCGGATGCGGAGGCATTGCACACACAATTAGCAGACGAAGCCGTCTGCATCGGTCCTGCAAGAGCAACAGATTCCTATTTGAATGTACAAGCAGTTCTAAGTGCGGCCATCGTTACAAAAGCAGAAGCAATCCATCCTGGATTTGGATTCTTATCTGAGAACAGTCGATTTGCTTCGATGTGTGAAGAATGTAATATCGTCTTTATTGGACCTAAAAGCAAAACGATCGATGATATGGGGAATAAAATCAACGCACGTCAGTTGATGCAACAAGCAGATGTTCCTGTGATCCCAGGTAGTGATGGTGTGCTATCGACTGTTGAAGAAGCACTGGAAGTGGCAGAAAAAATTGGCTATCCAGTGATGCTTAAAGCCGCCGCTGGTGGTGGCGGTAAAGGAATCCGCAAAGTCTTGTCAAAAGAAGAATTACCACAACATTTTTCATCCGCCCAACAAGAGGCAGCTGCTGCTTTTGGTAACGATGATATGTATTTGGAAAAAATCATTTATCCCGCAAGACATATTGAAGTGCAAATATTAGGTGATCAATTTGGTCATGTTCTGCATCTAGGTGAACGTGATTGTTCCTTACAACGGAATAATCAAAAAGTCTTAGAAGAATCACCATCTGTTGTGATCTCTGAGGAAAAACGAAATCACTTAGGTGCAGCAGCTGTCAGAGCGGCAAAGGCAGTGAATTATGAAAATGCAGGAACGATCGAATTTTTAATGGATGAATCCGGTGATTGTTATTTTATGGAAATGAACACCCGCATCCAAGTTGAACATCCAGTAACAGAAATGGTCACAAATATCGATCTTGTCAAAAAACAAATCGAGGTTGCGGCCGGACGACCACTAGAGATCCAACAAGAAGATATCATTTTCCAAGGGCATGCGATCGAATGCCGGATCAATGCAGAAAATCCAGCATTTCATTTCGCTCCTTCACCAGGCAAAATCAAGAATTTGTTGCTACCAGCTGGTGGTATGGGATTAAGGGTCGATAGTTCGGTTTATTCAGGTTACACGATTCCCCCTTATTATGATTCAATGATTGCTAAGGTCATCGTACATGGCGATACACGTTTCGATGCGTTGATGAAAATGCAACGGGCATTGAGCGAGATCGTGACAGATGGCGTGATCACGAATGCTGAATTCCAAATGGATCTGATCAGTCACCCTGCAGTGATTGCTGCTGATTACAGTACCGCATTCTTACAAGAAGAGTTTTTACCAAACTGGATTCCCGAGACGGAGATAGGAGACGAATAA
- the accD gene encoding acetyl-CoA carboxylase, carboxyltransferase subunit beta: MTLFKKKKYIRINPNREIKPTNAPSVPDNMWAKCPNCKHIIYTKDIGEEKVCPHCSYNFRIGAWQRLALIIDEKSLEEWDTDLVTKDPLDFPDYQEKIGKMQEKTGLHEAVLTGQATIKGIPFAIGVMDPNFIMGSMGTIVGEKITRLFERAASKKLPVVLFTASGGARMQEGIFSLMQMAKISAAVKRHSNKQLFYLTVLTDPTTGGVTASFAMEGDIILAEPQSLIGFAGRRVIEQTIKQELPEDFQKAEFLLEHGFVDQIVPRRELKDTIHQLLELHTQKGWINHE, from the coding sequence ATGACTTTATTCAAAAAGAAAAAATACATTCGAATCAATCCTAATCGAGAAATCAAGCCAACGAATGCACCATCAGTCCCTGACAATATGTGGGCGAAATGCCCAAATTGTAAACATATCATCTACACAAAAGATATCGGGGAAGAAAAAGTATGTCCACACTGTAGTTATAACTTTAGAATCGGCGCATGGCAGCGATTAGCGTTGATCATTGATGAGAAAAGTTTAGAGGAATGGGATACGGATCTCGTTACAAAAGATCCTCTTGATTTCCCTGATTATCAAGAAAAGATCGGCAAGATGCAAGAAAAGACTGGCTTACATGAAGCAGTTCTAACTGGTCAAGCGACTATTAAAGGCATTCCTTTTGCTATTGGTGTCATGGACCCTAATTTTATCATGGGAAGTATGGGCACGATCGTAGGGGAAAAGATCACTCGTTTGTTTGAACGTGCGGCGAGTAAAAAATTACCCGTCGTATTATTCACTGCTTCAGGGGGCGCCCGGATGCAAGAAGGAATTTTCTCTCTCATGCAAATGGCCAAAATCTCCGCAGCGGTCAAACGTCATAGCAATAAACAGCTATTTTATTTGACTGTCTTAACAGATCCGACGACAGGTGGTGTTACCGCCAGCTTTGCGATGGAAGGGGATATCATCTTAGCTGAACCGCAAAGTTTGATCGGCTTTGCTGGCCGCCGAGTGATCGAACAAACGATCAAACAAGAACTACCAGAAGATTTTCAAAAAGCAGAATTTTTACTGGAACATGGCTTTGTGGATCAAATCGTTCCAAGAAGAGAACTCAAGGACACGATCCATCAATTATTAGAATTGCATACGCAGAAAGGATGGATCAACCATGAATAA